A window of Geotrypetes seraphini chromosome 16, aGeoSer1.1, whole genome shotgun sequence genomic DNA:
GAAACCCCCCCCTTCATGGACCCACCCCCCAATGAAGCCCCCATCCCCCTAGCAAGCTGGCTGGCCGGACAGGTGCTCGCACCATCTGGACGGCAGGCCCGCCTctatccaaatgaggcgggcctgcctctCCCATTCCCAACTCACAGGagccaaggccctgattggcacaggtgcctaaggcctctcctatgggcagggccttaggtacATGGGCAGCCTAAGTTTGCCTAAGGCCTAAGCTTACTTAGGtaagcttaggcgggcttgtgggcctccctaggctcccggaagcACCTTCAACATAGGCAGTCTGCCTGgagagcaatttttttaaaaaacgtgcgtcccaattggctgattagacagctataggacacctacagctgcctacaatcgggagacAGTTTACAGAATCCAAGCCCAAAGATCCACACATAATGCATTCCATCccaaagatatttttttaaaaaaaggtagcaCATGACTTAACACACACAAACAGGGAAAATACTGCAAAATGGTTTAACACATTTTGAGGTAGACTGTTTTTCCATGCTAGCTGAACATTAAGGGGTTAAAGACCTTCATtaacctccctcttttacaaatctgcaatagcggtttttagcggcagccggcacgctgaatgctctgtgctgtttctgatgctcatagagttcctttgagtgtcgccagccggcgctaaaaaatgctattgcggttttgtaaaaggagggtggggtaaaagTATATATTTGtgatttctttattcttttcctATGTTTTAgatcttcttatgtttttaaggtGAACTTTGGAAGGATGCAAGATAGAAACCAAACAGAAGTGAAAGAATTTATTCTTCATGGACTCACCATCAACGGGAGATCACAAGCTGCTCTATTTACAATATTTCTAGTGATCTACAGCCTCACATTGATTGGAAATATAGCCATCATTATGTTGGTATGGTCCAACAATTCTCTACACAAACCTATGTACATTTTCCTTGGCAACCTGTCTTTTCTCGAAATCTGGTACACAACTACTACTGTCCCAAAAATGCTTTCTGGATTACTATCTGAGATTAACTCTATTTCATTCAAAGGTTGTTTTATGCAGTTCTACTTCTTCTTCAGCTGTGGCGCAACTGAGCATTTTCTTCTTACCATCATGGGTTACGACCGATATCTGGCCATCTGTCATCCTCTTCGCTACCATATCTTAATGAGCAATAACAAATGTTTTTGGTTTGCCGGCTCTTGTTGGATTGTCGGTTTCCTCTGGTCTTTGTTTCCAGTAATATTGATATCAACATTGCCATTCTGTGGTCCAAATAGGATTAATCATTTCCTGTGTGATCCAGGGCCTCTGCTGGAACTGACTTGTGAGAGGGTCTATTCTACAGAAATTGCCATTACTGTGTATATCTCCTTATTGCTCTTCCTTACTTCCTCCTTTACATTCATCTCGTACGGTTTCATTATACAAACCATATTAAGAATACCATCAGCGTCTGGGCGCCGtaaggccttctctacctgtgcCTCCCACATCATTGTAGTTTCCATTTTTTTTGGGTGTGTTATGTTTATGTATGTTAGGCCACCAGGGAATCATCCATTTCCCATAGATAAGGTAATAGCTGTATTTTACACAGTTGTGACTCCTTTACTGAATCCAGTAATCTACAGTTTAAGGAACAAGGAGGTCCTGGAGGTAGTAAAAAAGATGATACAATTGTGATCATTTATTCTCCTGTCTGTATACGTGTTATGCAACTGATCTAAAATGCAGAACTTAGACCGCTTTACATTGCTACAAAAATGATCATGTAAATCCactcctgaaaaaacactggctaCTAATTGTGTTTCAATATAGGTTTAAGATccttggagtccttttactaggctgctgtaagaaagtgTACCCTTAGACAGGTCTTTAATGCGTGCTACGTCCATTTTCTCCATTGTCAGAATATGGCcgatttttctatttttgaatgAATTGCCATACACTAATTTTGTCATTCACATACTGTCATTACAAATATTGGTGCATGAGCCCTAATCAGTACCTTTTTAATATAAGTAATAaggactcatagaaacatagaagatgacggcagaaaagggctacagcccatcaagtctgcccactctgcttacccaacccctgtctatgccctaatgacccaatttccttaacttgaccctcatagggatcccacatgggtatcccatttattcttaaagtctggcacgctgtctgcctcgatcacctgcactggaagcttgttccaatgatcaatcactctctctgtgaagaaatactttctggtgtcgccatgaaattttccgcccctgagtttgagcgggtgccctcttgtggccgagggtcccttgagaaagaaaatatcatcttccacttcgacacgtcccgtgaggtacttaaatgtttcgatcatgtctcccctctccctacgttcctcgagagtgtagagctgcaatttgttcagtctctcttcgtacgagagacccttgagccccgagatcatcctggtggccgtccgctgaaccgattcaattctgcgcacatcatGCTAATCCTGTGCcaatcagttagcacatggtaATATAGGTCTGCTAACTGATTGGCACAGAAATGCCTACTCTCGTGGCTAAAACATAGAACACATTATCACCAAAAATCCGTACTGCTCCCAAATATGCTTTATTCCACAAACTCATAAAAACATGGCTATTCTAAGAATTGTGGCCAGAAAtatgaggagctgctgaaaagttctcagcccatccaagaagagaatgacgggGAGTtgtgaaacgtacaagttattccacacgtttcttgacacttttcaattcaatgatatgaaatgaaatgaaaagtgtcaagaaaagtgtggaataacttgtaagcttcatggctccatgtcattcttttcttggttgggcccCTTGAACATCCCAAAACCTGCAtacatactgtttgtaaccacTCT
This region includes:
- the LOC117349702 gene encoding olfactory receptor 11H6-like produces the protein MQDRNQTEVKEFILHGLTINGRSQAALFTIFLVIYSLTLIGNIAIIMLVWSNNSLHKPMYIFLGNLSFLEIWYTTTTVPKMLSGLLSEINSISFKGCFMQFYFFFSCGATEHFLLTIMGYDRYLAICHPLRYHILMSNNKCFWFAGSCWIVGFLWSLFPVILISTLPFCGPNRINHFLCDPGPLLELTCERVYSTEIAITVYISLLLFLTSSFTFISYGFIIQTILRIPSASGRRKAFSTCASHIIVVSIFFGCVMFMYVRPPGNHPFPIDKVIAVFYTVVTPLLNPVIYSLRNKEVLEVVKKMIQL